The Streptomyces sp. cg36 genomic interval GCTGAGACGGTTCGTCGCCGGGACGCCGCTGCGGCCCTCGCGGCACAGCCCGACGCCCGGGGTCGCCCTCGTCGGGGCCGACGACAGGGTGACGGCGGCCACGCCCTCGGCACACGAGTGGATGCGGCTGCTGGCGCCCCTGGGCACCTCGGCCGACGAGCGGGACCTGACCGCCGCCGTCTGGAACATCGCCCATCTGGCCCGGCGCTCGGGCGGGCAGGCGCTGAGCCGGGTGCCCACCCGGGACGGCTGGGTCGCGCTCGACGGCCAGCTGCTCGAAGGCCCCGAGGCGGGCGCGGTGGCCGTCACGATCCAGCCGGCCCCGGGCCGTCTGCTCCTGCCGGCCGTCTCCGTCTGGTACGGGATCACCAGCCGGGAGCGGACCGTGATGCAGGAGGTGCTCCAGGGGCTGCCGACCAAGCACATCGCCCGCCGCCTCGCGCTCTCCCCGCACACGGTCAACGACCACCTCAAGGCGATCTACCGCAAGACCGGTGTGAACAGCAGGGAAGAACTCCTCACCGGGCTGGCCTGACGGGTCCTCCCGGGCCCGAGACCCGCCGGGCCCGGCCCACGGCCTGCCCGACTACCGTTCCGTTGCGGCCCCTCAGCCGTCGGCCGCGCGGCGCTCGACGTGGAACCCGAACGGCACGGTCCCGGGATCCAGGGCCGTCACCCCGCCGTCGACCGTGAGCACCGACCCGTTGACGAAGGACGCCGCCGGGGACAGCAGCCAGGCGATGGCCTCCGCGACCTCGCCCGGCTCGCCCGGCCGGCCCGCGGGCAGCAGCCGGGTGGCCGTCTCGTAGGCCGCGTCCACGCCGCCGTCCCCCAGTCCCGCCTCCTCAGCGAAGCGGGCCATCCGCCGGTCGGCCATTTCCGTACGCACCCAGCTGGGGCAGACCGTGTTGGCGCGCAGCCCGCGCGGCCCGTAGTCGACGGCGAGCGAACGGCACAGCTGGAGCAGGGCCGCCTTGGACGTGGCGTAGGCGGCGTTGCCCACGCCGCTCAGCAACGCCGAGACCGAGGCGACCGCGACGACCGCGCCGCGCGCTTTCAGCAGATGCGGCAGCGCACTGCGCAGCAGCAGGAACGGACCGGTCAGATTGGTCCGCATGACCAGCTCCCAGTCCTCCGGCGAGGTGTCGCCGACGGCTCCGCTGCGCCCGGTCCCGGCGTTGAGCACCAGGCCGTCGATCCGTCCGTACGCCGTCACCGCCGCGTCCACCAGCCCCTGGACCGCGGCCGGGTCGCCGATGTCGGCCGGGTGGGCCAGGGCGCCCGTCTCCTCGGCGACGCGCTCCAGCGGCTCGGGGCGGCGGCCGGAGACCACCACCGCGTGACCGGCGGCGCTCAGCAGCCGCGCGGTGGCCGCGCCGATGCCCGTACCGCCACCGGTGACGATGACAACCCGCCGCTCAGCCATACCCGTTCAGCCTCCGAAGCCGTGTGCGGACCCCGGACCGGGCCCCGATTCGATCATAGGCCGCAACGGGCAACGGCTCCACGAGTGGCGGCCGTTGCTGTGGATGGTGACGAGGAGTCTTGACGCGGCGCCGCGAGTCGCCTACTCACATACCGAGCCGCTTTGGTCCAGACCTTTTCGGGAGCCCGGTATGCGAAGATCCCTCACGCTCCTCCTCGCCCTGTTCGCCACCCTCGCGCTGTTCGTCACCGCACCCCCGGCGGGCGCGGCGGGTGGCGTCTTGGCCGTGTTCGCCAAGACGTCGGACTGGGGCACCGGCTATCAGGCGGGGTACACCGTCACCAACAACTCCAGCGCGGGCGTCAACGGCTGGACCGTGGGCTTCGACCTGCCGTCCGGTTCCACCGTCGGCAGCTACTGGGACGCACTGCTCAAGCGCGACGGCGACCACTACTCCTTCAGCAGCCGCGACTACAACGGATCCGTGGCCCCGGGCGCCAGCGCGGGCTTCGGCTTCCTGGTCTCGGGCGGCGGCCTCCCCGCCAACTGCACCCTCAACGGCGCCTCCTGCGACTCCGGCAGCGGCGGCCCGGCCCCCTCGGTGCCGGCCGGCGTCACCGTCGGCTCGCCCACCGGCTCCTCCCTCACCGTCCGCTGGACCGCCTCCACCGGCGGCTCCGGGGCGGTGTCGTACGAGGTCTCGCAGGGCGGCGCGGCCCCGGTCGCCGCGAGCGGCACCTCGTACACCGCGACCGGTCTCCAGCCCGACACCACCTACAGCTTCCGGGTGCGGGCCAAGGACGCGGCGGGCAACACCTCCGCGTACGGCGACGCGGTCAGCGGCACCACCTCCGGCTCCGGCGGTCCGGCGCCCGGCGCCGTGCGCACCGCGCCCTACGTCGACATGGGCGCCTGGCCCACCCCGAGCCTGGCGGCGGCCTCCTCGGCGAGCGGGCTGAACAGCTTCACCCTGGCGTTCATCACCGCCTCCAACTGCAAGGCGATGTGGTTCAACGCCTATGACCCGCGCACCGGCTGGGCCAAGGACCAGATCGACGCGGTGCGGGCGGCGGGCGGCGACGTGAAGGTGTCGTTCGGCGGCGCCAGCGGCGTGGAGCTGGCCCAGGCGTGCACGGACGTCAACGCGCTGTACACCGAGTACGCGGCGGTCGTCGACGCGTACCACCTCACCTACGCGGACTTCGACATCGAGGGCTCGGCGGTGGCGGAGCCCGCCTCCGTCGCCCGCCGCTCCCAGGCGCTCGCCCGGCTCCAGCAGACCCACCCGGGCCTGCGGATCTCGCTGACCCTGCCGGTCCTGCCGGAGGGGCTGACCTCCGACGGGCTCAACGTGGTGAAGTCGGCCCGGGACGCGGGCGTCGACCTCGACGTGGTCAATGTGATGGCGATGGACTACTACCGCGACACGGACTACGGCGCCGCCGCCGTGCAGGCCGCGCAGAGCACCCAGGCGCAGCTGAAGACGCTCTACCCGGCGAAGACCGACGCCCAGCTGTGGGCGATGGTGGGCGTGACGCCGATGCTCGGGCAGAACGACGACGGCCGGATCTACAACCAGGCCGCCGCCCGGCAGCTGGTCTCCTTCGCGCAGAGCCACCACCTGGGCGAACTGGCCTTCTGGGAGCAGACCCGGGACGCCAACGCCTGCACCGGCCCGCTCTACAAATGCACCAACATCAGCCAGCAGCCCTACGAGTTCTCCAAGATCTTCGCGACCTACACCGGCTGATCCGCGCCCTCAGACGCGGAAT includes:
- a CDS encoding LuxR C-terminal-related transcriptional regulator, with translation MTGGVETIVRTLLAEASDTVTVPDFGRALSDEVRRIVPHDGYLLAGLDPLGRASCLFTKEQGYGEASARRRPAEDVRGAEPRPFGRRRTGPAQVDVVGLGAARHRHRVRLPNVTVPEGSGGELRIALTDGRTSWGGLILVRDPDRGPFSAAEAAHAESLAQPLAAALRRFVAGTPLRPSRHSPTPGVALVGADDRVTAATPSAHEWMRLLAPLGTSADERDLTAAVWNIAHLARRSGGQALSRVPTRDGWVALDGQLLEGPEAGAVAVTIQPAPGRLLLPAVSVWYGITSRERTVMQEVLQGLPTKHIARRLALSPHTVNDHLKAIYRKTGVNSREELLTGLA
- a CDS encoding cellulose binding domain-containing protein, whose translation is MRRSLTLLLALFATLALFVTAPPAGAAGGVLAVFAKTSDWGTGYQAGYTVTNNSSAGVNGWTVGFDLPSGSTVGSYWDALLKRDGDHYSFSSRDYNGSVAPGASAGFGFLVSGGGLPANCTLNGASCDSGSGGPAPSVPAGVTVGSPTGSSLTVRWTASTGGSGAVSYEVSQGGAAPVAASGTSYTATGLQPDTTYSFRVRAKDAAGNTSAYGDAVSGTTSGSGGPAPGAVRTAPYVDMGAWPTPSLAAASSASGLNSFTLAFITASNCKAMWFNAYDPRTGWAKDQIDAVRAAGGDVKVSFGGASGVELAQACTDVNALYTEYAAVVDAYHLTYADFDIEGSAVAEPASVARRSQALARLQQTHPGLRISLTLPVLPEGLTSDGLNVVKSARDAGVDLDVVNVMAMDYYRDTDYGAAAVQAAQSTQAQLKTLYPAKTDAQLWAMVGVTPMLGQNDDGRIYNQAAARQLVSFAQSHHLGELAFWEQTRDANACTGPLYKCTNISQQPYEFSKIFATYTG
- a CDS encoding SDR family NAD(P)-dependent oxidoreductase: MAERRVVIVTGGGTGIGAATARLLSAAGHAVVVSGRRPEPLERVAEETGALAHPADIGDPAAVQGLVDAAVTAYGRIDGLVLNAGTGRSGAVGDTSPEDWELVMRTNLTGPFLLLRSALPHLLKARGAVVAVASVSALLSGVGNAAYATSKAALLQLCRSLAVDYGPRGLRANTVCPSWVRTEMADRRMARFAEEAGLGDGGVDAAYETATRLLPAGRPGEPGEVAEAIAWLLSPAASFVNGSVLTVDGGVTALDPGTVPFGFHVERRAADG